TCGCACGGCCGGCGAAATTGTGTCGGGTGCAGTTTCGGTGGCTTCTTAAAGTCgacctcctcttcctcctgcGCGAGAATTACCGGAAGCTCGTGCAGCTGCGTCGTGAAGAGAATCATCCTCGCGAACAGCCACGTCAGAAGATTCCAGACGTAAACGAACGGACTTTTCATGATGCTGGCGAGACTCTTCATTTCCTGAAAGACGCACGAGCGTGTTGgattattcgaaaaaaaaaaaacgaacaaaTATCAACTTACGATTCTCTCGCAGACGGCGAGATAGTCGTAGATGTCGACGGCGTGAAAAAGCCCGTCGCTGACGAGCTTCCTCATGATGGGAGCTGTTTGGTCCAGAGAACCGAAGAACTTTCCGGCGTCGTGGTTGTGAGCCTCGGAGATGACGATGTAGCCGTTTTGATCTATGAGGTAGCAGTCGACGACGCTGCTGTTGCAGTTCAAGCTTCGCAGAGGTTTCACGCGTCTGGTCACGATGTCCATGAATTGACGGTAGAGCGCTGTCATGGGCATCTGGAAACCGACGACGCCCACGGCTGCCTTGTTGCCATCGTCCCGAGCGTAGATGCCCAGGGAGATGGTTACCGTTGCGTTCAAGCCCGATTCTGGCTCTTTGATCGGTGGCACtaaaaatacacattttttttttttttttttttttaccaaaatgAGGATAATTTCATCGAATACATAAGAACGAAAAAGACTCACCAGTTATCGAAACACTCTGCGAATCGATGACATTCTGCAGAATAGCCCCTTTATACCAGGGCTCGTCGAGCGCTCGCTTGTGGCTGACGAACTCGGCGATACGCTCCTCCATCATATCCACATCGGCGCCAACGATCCTCTGCCACCTGGTGAGGCCGCTCTGGGTAGCGATGAACCTGAGAAAGACCTCGTAGTCCCTGGTGAGGTTCCTGTCGCTGTCGTAAGTTATGTCGAAGTCGCCGAAGAAGCTGGCGTTGGTCGCGCTCGCGTCCATGATGAGCAGCTCCATGAGTTCCTTGTTGCAGTAGTGGTCGTTCAGGTGTTCCTCGTACTCCTCCTGTTCTTCGTCGAGGTCACCGTTGCCGCAGTCCGGCTCGCTGTCGTCCGCGTCGCGTTGGTCAAGGTTACCGCTACCACAAGTTTCTTGGGCACCAGGTGGGCCCTGTTCGCCGTAGGCTTTGTACTGCTCGGGAAAACGCTCGGCTTCGCTCTTGCTGAAGTCGCCGACGACTGTGAGGAAGTGGCGAAGCTCGTCCTCGGGACGGTCGAACTCGTGGCCCTCTAGGTAGTGGTAGCGACAGTAGACCCAGTGGGGATGGATGCCCCAGTTGTCGCCCATGAAATACTCCGAGATGTTGATGTTTCGGTTTCTCTCGATCTCCTTGCTCACCTGCTTATTTATCAAACTGTTTTACCGACCGCAGACTCCATTACGAGACGATCGAATCTAATCATAACTCACCTTAATGTAATACCTGCCGTACTGCGGCAGAACGACGGCGATGCCGAAAGGCGTTAGCGGTAACGCGGCGTAAAAATAATCCCTACTCTCGAGAGTGACGCGTCGGTAATCATCGTAGTGCAGCTTCACCCGCACGTTCTTCTTCGAGCCGCACTCGTGATTCACCAAGGCTCTTCGGATCTCCGTTATCTCGTCGCCTGGTTCTCTGCAACGAATCCGTTATGCAATTCCATAGAGtcaaaattataaatcaaatttttccATACCTCGGTGGTCTACCGTCGTCCAGAATCTCCACCTCCGTCAGATCGATGCTGTTGTAGTTGAGCTTGAGGTTGCCTTTGTACTCCGGCTTCAGAGCCGGATGCAGCACTACGTAGCCGTTGTTCGACACTATAAAAGCGTAGCCGTTGACCCCGAGCATGTAGGGCAACGTTAGCTTGCGAATATCCTTGAGCGGCACATCTGTGCCCACTACTCCGAGAAGATTAGCCGCGCGTTTCTCGCTCTCCTTGTTGCCCTTCCGGTCGAACACCGGTATGCTGACGGACGTGAGCAGACGGTCCCTCCAGGACATCGTGATCTTGGGCTGGTTCACCGCGTCGGGCTGGGGCTCGTCCTAGAGAAACGCTGCGTTACACGGATTTTCAGCGAGGAGGCGAAAAGAAAATTCCTGGAATCTGCACGCGGTAAGTCTTGAATTGGCTGCAGTTCCAGGAGTCATGCGATTTTGCAAAACTCTCACGCTTAAACAAAGCTTTCAGTGAATTCTCTACTTTGACAGGGATGTGAGGCTTGAATGAAATCGCTCTAAGGGATATACGCACTGTAACGTGTATTATATGGCACACAGTAACTAAATCTAGGAAAAGAAAACAGCAAACCAGGATTAACGCGTTCTGTGGGTTTCGTTCGATCGTATAGGTTCGTATAATCACACtcgggtatatatatatatacatatctgTCCGTGTCGATCTGTGATGAATTATTGCGAAACGTAGTCTGTATCGGTacagttttttaaaaactaactcgCCAAATCCGATTCGAAAAGTGATAGGTCGTGATTGTGCTCTTCTGAGCCGGgaaatatcaaattaaaatcaattaaatagattttaattcgATTATTTTCGATTAAGGAGCACCATTAAAACGGATTACTTTTCGAATCGGATTTAACGAGTTATTTAACCAGGGTTAGGacgtgtaataaaataaaaagttcagcattcgtgaaaaaaaaaaagcaatgaAAAACTTCCGAGATCGCCAATCTGCATACCTCCTCTTCCGATAAGTCCACGCCATCGTCAACGAACGTCAGGTCTTTCGTTATTGGCGCCGTGTTTTCTTCGCGCTTTGTGCATAAAAGGTTGAGAAACGTGGATTTCAATGTTACATGCATTAATCGATGTTTTTGAATTGCAGATAAATGTGTAtatggaagaaaaaaattattaattatctcaGACTGAAAATCCCATCCGTCAACTTTTGGCGATAACATAGAGAACATTTCCTCCCACACTTTTCCATCCACCTTCatatctctctatctctcgcgaCGACCTCAAACTTGATTTCCCGGGGCAGACACATCTCCCACGCAAACGAAACTCGACACTCGCGCCAACTTATCGACGTCTGCCAGCGGACGTCGACTCTTTGCGCCgatgtataagtatataggTGCATACGAGGTGACATAATCGCGCGACCACGAGCTGCTGTGTTTGTACTGTTATTCCGACACAAATATTCGAAGGAATTTGCGCTGATGTCGGCGGCTTTGATGAATTGCGAAATGATCGTCCGTCTATGGATAACGTTGTTAATGTATTATACGTATTTGGTTTATGCAACGTAGagtgtttaaaatttaaaaaataaaatattcctCGAGCTGCAGCTCGGAACGAGTTATAGAAAAGAATTCGTTTGAAAATGACGCAGAGAGACGTTCTTTGATGTGGGAATAGGTCAAACCACAATTTGCTCGAGCCATCGTTATTATAAGTTATACGGCGGATGGTATAAgaggcattttttttttctcatttccaAAGAGCTGCTGCGCTCCGCTGGATCGGTACATAATTCATCGAAACTATAAAAAGGATAATTTGCATTTTGAATTACATTTAACGCTTTGCAACTTCCGAATACTGCAAAATTTCCATAGACCTATGAATTTTCACGA
The sequence above is drawn from the Nasonia vitripennis strain AsymCx chromosome 4, Nvit_psr_1.1, whole genome shotgun sequence genome and encodes:
- the LOC100122932 gene encoding voltage-dependent calcium channel subunit alpha-2/delta-3 isoform X1, with amino-acid sequence MRACCWLLVAVCWLAAAASREQWIDVEKERLHQQEAKQVDQWAESIGNELWRLAQAVAQPKDILDRYKSKGVRVVDKSGDEIIRNISENVGRMLSRKMDAVKCLFKEAERLSEEYDGNFTRMYYSAKYSNATVEGNLKTSNVPENMQDGADKIYQHMYLEPDTHFNNISVNTSFSSVHIPTNVYDRLPRVNMTISWSKRLDRIFKHNYKSDPALMWQYFCSTTGVLRQYPAMRWPVSLKKDGKEITDTYDCRVRSWFIEASTCSKDMVILVDNSGSMTGMSNAIAKTTVSTIMSTLSNNDFVAVFNFSDSTQQVVSCFQDKLVQATPENIRRINDDILTMKPEGVANITEAFLAAFTILENYRNESRCGSDLSCNQMIMLVTDGIASNITEVFQEYNWSENGTIPVRVFTYLLGQEVTKVREIQWMACLNRGYYTHIHTQAEVPEQVLKYIPVVARPLVLHGKVHPVVWTHAYVDISREENTAPITKDLTFVDDGVDLSEEEDEPQPDAVNQPKITMSWRDRLLTSVSIPVFDRKGNKESEKRAANLLGVVGTDVPLKDIRKLTLPYMLGVNGYAFIVSNNGYVVLHPALKPEYKGNLKLNYNSIDLTEVEILDDGRPPREPGDEITEIRRALVNHECGSKKNVRVKLHYDDYRRVTLESRDYFYAALPLTPFGIAVVLPQYGRYYIKQVSKEIERNRNINISEYFMGDNWGIHPHWVYCRYHYLEGHEFDRPEDELRHFLTVVGDFSKSEAERFPEQYKAYGEQGPPGAQETCGSGNLDQRDADDSEPDCGNGDLDEEQEEYEEHLNDHYCNKELMELLIMDASATNASFFGDFDITYDSDRNLTRDYEVFLRFIATQSGLTRWQRIVGADVDMMEERIAEFVSHKRALDEPWYKGAILQNVIDSQSVSITVPPIKEPESGLNATVTISLGIYARDDGNKAAVGVVGFQMPMTALYRQFMDIVTRRVKPLRSLNCNSSVVDCYLIDQNGYIVISEAHNHDAGKFFGSLDQTAPIMRKLVSDGLFHAVDIYDYLAVCERIEMKSLASIMKSPFVYVWNLLTWLFARMILFTTQLHELPVILAQEEEEVDFKKPPKLHPTQFRRPCDMQMTLYIVNETNFNKPFSSGPDDCSLPFYAQRVPHTNLLLIVVKTDQSTCYDKMDVTPYEIFPYTIDGNATEFPCHKIPLNNLFRRRLEHCFTRHEDEDEIEACGGTSALELSSLLSFLILLLRSLIRFF
- the LOC100122932 gene encoding voltage-dependent calcium channel subunit alpha-2/delta-3 isoform X2, giving the protein MRACCWLLVAVCWLAAAASREQWIDVEKERLHQQEAKQVDQWAESIGNELWRLAQAVAQPKDILDRYKSKGVRVVDKSGDEIIRNISENVGRMLSRKMDAVKCLFKEAERLSEEYDGNFTRMYYSAKYSNATVEGNLKTSNVPENMQDGADKIYQHMYLEPDTHFNNISVNTSFSSVHIPTNVYDRLPRVNMTISWSKRLDRIFKHNYKSDPALMWQYFCSTTGVLRQYPAMRWPVSLKKDGKEITDTYDCRVRSWFIEASTCSKDMVILVDNSGSMTGMSNAIAKTTVSTIMSTLSNNDFVAVFNFSDSTQQVVSCFQDKLVQATPENIRRINDDILTMKPEGVANITEAFLAAFTILENYRNESRCGSDLSCNQMIMLVTDGIASNITEVFQEYNWSENGTIPVRVFTYLLGQEVTKVREIQWMACLNRGYYTHIHTQAEVPEQVLKYIPVVARPLVLHGKVHPVVWTHAYVDISREENTAPITKDLTFVDDGVDLSEEEDEPQPDAVNQPKITMSWRDRLLTSVSIPVFDRKGNKESEKRAANLLGVVGTDVPLKDIRKLTLPYMLGVNGYAFIVSNNGYVVLHPALKPEYKGNLKLNYNSIDLTEVEILDDGRPPREPGDEITEIRRALVNHECGSKKNVRVKLHYDDYRRVTLESRDYFYAALPLTPFGIAVVLPQYGRYYIKVSKEIERNRNINISEYFMGDNWGIHPHWVYCRYHYLEGHEFDRPEDELRHFLTVVGDFSKSEAERFPEQYKAYGEQGPPGAQETCGSGNLDQRDADDSEPDCGNGDLDEEQEEYEEHLNDHYCNKELMELLIMDASATNASFFGDFDITYDSDRNLTRDYEVFLRFIATQSGLTRWQRIVGADVDMMEERIAEFVSHKRALDEPWYKGAILQNVIDSQSVSITVPPIKEPESGLNATVTISLGIYARDDGNKAAVGVVGFQMPMTALYRQFMDIVTRRVKPLRSLNCNSSVVDCYLIDQNGYIVISEAHNHDAGKFFGSLDQTAPIMRKLVSDGLFHAVDIYDYLAVCERIEMKSLASIMKSPFVYVWNLLTWLFARMILFTTQLHELPVILAQEEEEVDFKKPPKLHPTQFRRPCDMQMTLYIVNETNFNKPFSSGPDDCSLPFYAQRVPHTNLLLIVVKTDQSTCYDKMDVTPYEIFPYTIDGNATEFPCHKIPLNNLFRRRLEHCFTRHEDEDEIEACGGTSALELSSLLSFLILLLRSLIRFF